One Methylobacterium oryzae DNA window includes the following coding sequences:
- a CDS encoding xanthine dehydrogenase family protein molybdopterin-binding subunit: MLNARRPNPLPVRPSRRGLLAGAGALVVAFRLDPKPARAAAGPNLADVKAQPNAFVRIGADDTVTVVIKHLDMGQGNTTGLATILADELGADWRHVRTEFAPADAALYNNSLMGPIQGTGGSTAVANSWFQLRKAGAAAREMLMAEAAFRWKVPVSEITVADSLVRHAPSGRQARFGELAASAASLPVPSEPRLKDPSEWTLIGQKVPRLDSVAKTNGTAVYSLDIRRPNQVTALVARAPRFGATVKSFDAAAARKVAGVLDVVQVPTGVAVIARDTWSAMKGREALTVAWDDSTAETRSSDAILAEYRERAKGPGLTASERGDPQAALKGAAKVVEAEFTFPYLAHAAMEPLNATIEKGADGGYDVYAGFQFQTVEQATMAAILGVTADRVRLHSNWAGGSFGRRATPTADYLAEAATVFKASGEKAPLHLVWTREDDMAGGYYRPTVLHRVRAGIDGKGAVVGWDHVMVGKSIMIGSPFEAMIVKNGIDATTVEGASDTAYALPAYRFGVHNGREGVPVLWWRSVGHTHTAHVMEVMIDELAHAANVDPVAYRLSLLTQAPRLSGVLKLAAEKAGWSAKPQDQGRGLGVAVHESFGSYVAMVADVTAHDAAIRVNRIVAAVDVGVPVNPDVIRAQVEGAVGFALSAVLRNRITLKDGQVQEHNFDAYEPTRMSEMPKVEVHIVPSQAAPTGIGEPGVPVLGPSIANAVFAATGRRLRSLPLDLSGVKGA; encoded by the coding sequence ATGCTGAACGCCCGTCGACCGAACCCCCTCCCCGTCCGTCCGAGCCGCCGCGGCCTGCTCGCGGGCGCCGGCGCCCTCGTGGTCGCGTTCCGGCTCGACCCGAAACCCGCCCGCGCCGCCGCCGGCCCGAACCTCGCCGACGTGAAGGCGCAGCCCAACGCCTTCGTGCGGATCGGCGCGGACGACACCGTCACGGTGGTGATCAAGCACCTCGACATGGGCCAGGGGAACACGACCGGGCTCGCCACGATCCTGGCCGACGAGCTCGGCGCCGACTGGCGACACGTCCGCACCGAGTTCGCGCCCGCCGACGCGGCGCTCTACAACAACAGCCTGATGGGCCCGATCCAGGGCACCGGCGGCTCGACCGCGGTGGCCAATTCCTGGTTCCAGCTGCGCAAGGCGGGCGCGGCCGCCCGCGAGATGCTGATGGCCGAGGCCGCCTTCCGCTGGAAGGTGCCGGTCTCCGAGATCACGGTCGCCGACAGTCTCGTGCGCCACGCTCCGTCCGGCCGGCAGGCCCGGTTCGGGGAGCTCGCGGCCTCGGCCGCCTCGCTGCCGGTGCCGTCCGAGCCGCGGCTCAAGGACCCGAGCGAGTGGACGCTGATCGGCCAGAAGGTGCCGCGCCTCGATTCCGTCGCCAAGACCAATGGCACGGCGGTCTACTCCCTCGACATCCGCCGCCCGAACCAGGTCACGGCCCTCGTCGCCCGGGCCCCGCGCTTCGGCGCCACCGTGAAGAGCTTCGACGCCGCGGCCGCCCGGAAGGTCGCGGGCGTCCTCGACGTGGTGCAGGTGCCGACCGGCGTGGCGGTGATCGCCCGCGACACGTGGTCGGCCATGAAGGGCCGCGAGGCGCTGACCGTCGCCTGGGACGACAGCACCGCCGAGACCCGCTCGTCCGACGCGATCCTGGCCGAGTACCGCGAGCGCGCCAAGGGTCCCGGCCTGACGGCCTCCGAGCGCGGCGACCCGCAGGCGGCGCTCAAGGGCGCCGCCAAGGTCGTCGAGGCCGAGTTCACCTTCCCCTACCTCGCCCACGCGGCGATGGAGCCCCTGAACGCCACGATCGAGAAGGGGGCCGACGGCGGCTACGACGTCTACGCGGGCTTCCAGTTCCAGACCGTCGAGCAGGCCACGATGGCGGCGATCCTCGGCGTGACGGCCGACCGGGTCCGGCTGCACAGCAACTGGGCCGGCGGCTCGTTCGGGCGCCGGGCGACGCCCACCGCCGACTACCTCGCGGAAGCCGCCACCGTCTTCAAGGCGTCCGGCGAGAAGGCCCCGCTCCACCTCGTCTGGACCCGCGAGGACGACATGGCCGGCGGCTATTACCGCCCGACCGTGCTGCACAGGGTCCGGGCCGGCATCGACGGCAAGGGCGCGGTGGTCGGCTGGGACCACGTGATGGTCGGCAAGTCGATCATGATCGGCTCGCCCTTCGAGGCGATGATCGTCAAGAACGGCATCGACGCCACCACCGTGGAGGGCGCCTCCGACACCGCCTACGCGCTGCCGGCCTACCGGTTCGGCGTCCATAACGGCCGCGAGGGCGTGCCGGTCCTGTGGTGGCGCTCGGTCGGCCACACCCACACGGCCCACGTGATGGAGGTGATGATCGACGAGCTGGCCCACGCCGCCAACGTCGATCCGGTCGCCTACCGGCTCTCCCTCCTGACCCAGGCGCCGCGGCTGTCCGGCGTGCTCAAGCTCGCCGCCGAGAAGGCCGGCTGGAGCGCCAAGCCGCAGGACCAGGGCCGCGGCCTCGGGGTGGCGGTCCACGAATCCTTCGGCTCCTACGTCGCCATGGTGGCCGACGTCACGGCGCACGACGCCGCGATCCGCGTCAACCGGATCGTGGCGGCGGTGGATGTCGGCGTTCCGGTCAACCCGGACGTGATCCGCGCGCAGGTCGAGGGCGCGGTGGGCTTCGCCCTGTCGGCGGTGCTGCGCAACCGCATCACCCTCAAGGACGGGCAGGTGCAGGAGCACAATTTCGACGCCTACGAGCCGACCCGGATGAGCGAGATGCCGAAGGTGGAGGTGCACATCGTGCCGAGCCAGGCGGCGCCCACCGGGATCGGTGAGCCGGGCGTGCCCGTGCTCGGGCCGTCGATCGCCAACGCGGTCTTCGCCGCGACCGGCCGGCGCCTGCGCTCGCTGCCGCTCGACCTCTCCGGCGTGAAGGGCGCGTGA
- a CDS encoding TetR/AcrR family transcriptional regulator has product MSLEDTTRSLAEECAPDTRSRILATAGTYFREIGYQKTTVADIARTLKMSPANVYRFFESKKAINEAVLERLIGESEAVILGIADRPGLDATARLAAAIEALHRDSTRRCETFPRLHEMIEAAMAESWDVCRHHVARITAGFERIIRDGVARGEFEAADPAEAAACVHVAIARYTHPLLVGCSTLQPVPPMAAMTAFLLRSLAPRGSLP; this is encoded by the coding sequence ATGTCCCTCGAAGATACGACCCGCTCGCTCGCGGAGGAGTGCGCGCCCGACACGCGGAGCCGCATCCTCGCGACGGCGGGCACGTATTTCCGCGAGATCGGCTACCAGAAGACGACCGTGGCCGACATCGCCCGGACGCTGAAGATGAGCCCGGCCAACGTCTACCGCTTCTTCGAGTCGAAGAAGGCGATCAACGAGGCGGTGCTGGAGCGGCTGATCGGCGAGAGCGAGGCGGTGATCCTCGGCATCGCCGACCGGCCGGGCCTCGACGCCACCGCGCGCCTCGCGGCGGCGATCGAGGCCCTGCATCGCGACTCCACCCGGCGCTGCGAGACGTTTCCCCGCCTGCACGAGATGATCGAGGCGGCGATGGCGGAGAGCTGGGACGTCTGCCGCCACCACGTCGCCCGGATCACCGCCGGGTTCGAGCGGATCATCCGCGACGGGGTGGCGCGGGGCGAGTTCGAGGCGGCCGATCCCGCCGAGGCGGCCGCCTGCGTCCACGTCGCCATCGCCCGCTACACCCACCCGCTGCTGGTGGGCTGCTCCACCCTCCAGCCGGTGCCGCCCATGGCGGCGATGACGGCGTTCCTGCTGCGGAGCCTCGCGCCGCGCGGGTCGCTCCCGTAG
- a CDS encoding uracil-DNA glycosylase family protein — MPAFDDTAARLRACRLCRDTPRYGPHLPQEPRPIVQGSATARLCIASQAPGTRAHRTGQPFTDPSGVRLRAWLGLDAARFYDPARVAIVPMGSCFPGLDAKGGDRPPRRECAERWRAELFSGLPDLELILVIGQYAQGWHLGRMEGGLTGTVRRWREILAEPRRPRVLPLPHPSWRNNGWLKREPWFEAELLPVLRAEVARVMAG, encoded by the coding sequence ATGCCCGCCTTCGACGACACCGCCGCGCGCCTGCGCGCCTGCCGCCTCTGCCGCGACACGCCGCGCTACGGGCCGCACCTGCCCCAGGAGCCCCGGCCGATCGTCCAGGGCTCGGCCACGGCCCGCCTCTGCATCGCCAGCCAGGCCCCCGGCACCCGCGCCCACCGCACCGGGCAGCCCTTCACCGACCCGTCGGGCGTGCGGCTGCGCGCCTGGCTCGGCCTCGACGCGGCGCGGTTCTACGATCCCGCCCGGGTGGCCATCGTGCCGATGGGGTCGTGCTTCCCCGGCCTCGACGCCAAGGGCGGCGACCGGCCGCCCCGCCGGGAATGCGCCGAGCGCTGGCGGGCGGAACTCTTCTCCGGCCTGCCGGATCTGGAGCTGATCCTGGTGATCGGCCAGTACGCGCAGGGCTGGCACCTCGGGCGGATGGAGGGCGGCCTCACCGGGACGGTGCGGCGCTGGCGGGAGATCCTGGCCGAGCCGCGCCGCCCCCGGGTGCTCCCCCTGCCCCACCCGTCCTGGCGCAACAACGGCTGGCTGAAGCGCGAGCCCTGGTTCGAGGCGGAGCTGCTGCCGGTGCTGCGCGCCGAGGTGGCGCGGGTGATGGCGGGGTGA
- a CDS encoding cysteine hydrolase family protein, with the protein MDIGSRPSTDSPRPEPETAGGALGRGCVHLCVDMQRMFAEPTDWQTPWMNRVLPHVCRLAAAHPERTLFTRFIPAARPGEGRGTWATYSRRWAGMTRERLDPGLIDLVPDLARLAPPAEIVDKTVYSPWLETGLDARLRARGVDTLIVTGAETDVCVLAAVLGGVDLGYRIVLATDGLCSSCDEAHDALLLMYRMRYGHQVETMTTAEILDRWH; encoded by the coding sequence ATGGACATCGGAAGCCGCCCATCGACGGACAGTCCCCGGCCGGAGCCGGAAACCGCCGGCGGGGCCCTGGGGAGGGGATGCGTCCACCTCTGCGTGGACATGCAGCGCATGTTCGCCGAGCCCACCGACTGGCAGACCCCGTGGATGAATCGCGTCCTGCCCCATGTCTGCCGCCTCGCGGCGGCGCATCCGGAGCGGACCCTCTTCACCCGCTTCATCCCGGCCGCCCGGCCGGGCGAGGGCCGCGGGACCTGGGCGACCTACTCGCGGCGCTGGGCCGGCATGACCCGGGAGCGCCTCGACCCGGGCCTGATCGACCTCGTCCCGGACCTCGCCCGACTGGCTCCGCCCGCCGAGATCGTCGACAAGACCGTCTACTCGCCCTGGCTCGAGACGGGTCTCGACGCGCGCCTGCGCGCGCGGGGGGTCGACACGCTGATCGTCACAGGCGCCGAGACTGACGTCTGCGTGCTGGCCGCCGTGCTCGGCGGGGTCGATCTCGGCTACCGGATCGTGCTGGCCACCGACGGCCTGTGCAGTTCCTGCGACGAGGCGCACGACGCCCTCCTGCTGATGTACCGGATGCGGTACGGCCACCAGGTCGAGACGATGACGACCGCCGAGATCCTCGACCGCTGGCACTGA
- a CDS encoding EVE domain-containing protein has product MAYWLFKSEPATWSWDQQVAAGEAGTHWNGVRNHLAKKQLMAMQVGEEGFFYHSNEGKAVVGIVAVIRAYYPDHTDETGRFGMVDVRAVRALPSPVTLEAIKADAALADMVLVNNSRLSVQPVTEAEWARVCALGGLG; this is encoded by the coding sequence ATGGCGTACTGGCTGTTCAAATCCGAGCCCGCGACCTGGTCGTGGGATCAGCAGGTCGCGGCCGGGGAGGCCGGCACGCACTGGAACGGCGTGCGCAACCACCTCGCCAAGAAGCAGCTGATGGCCATGCAGGTCGGCGAGGAGGGCTTCTTCTACCACTCGAACGAGGGCAAGGCGGTGGTGGGCATCGTGGCGGTGATCCGCGCCTACTATCCCGACCACACCGACGAGACCGGCCGCTTCGGCATGGTCGACGTCAGGGCCGTGCGGGCGCTGCCGAGCCCGGTCACGCTCGAGGCGATCAAGGCCGACGCGGCGCTCGCCGACATGGTGCTGGTCAACAATTCCCGGCTGTCGGTGCAGCCGGTGACCGAGGCCGAGTGGGCGCGGGTCTGCGCCCTCGGCGGTCTCGGCTGA
- a CDS encoding ferritin-like domain-containing protein produces MTMDAREIYVTALKNTHAVEMQALQIMERQVERLERYPEMEQALRRHIEETHGQRHRLEEALQSLGDSPSTLKEGFLGFVGNMMALGHTPAQDEILKNTYANHAFENFEIAAYESLLTIGDAAGKQGHRTAFEQSLKEEQAMAEAVRKLIRPTTERYLSLTVSGAKADR; encoded by the coding sequence ATGACCATGGACGCCCGCGAGATCTACGTCACGGCCCTGAAGAACACCCATGCTGTGGAGATGCAGGCGCTGCAGATCATGGAGCGGCAGGTCGAGCGCCTGGAGCGCTATCCTGAGATGGAGCAGGCCCTGCGCCGCCACATCGAGGAGACGCACGGGCAGCGCCACCGGCTGGAGGAGGCGCTCCAGAGCCTGGGCGACAGCCCCTCGACCCTCAAGGAGGGCTTCCTGGGCTTCGTCGGCAACATGATGGCCCTGGGTCACACGCCGGCCCAGGACGAGATCCTGAAGAACACCTACGCCAACCACGCCTTCGAGAATTTCGAGATCGCCGCCTACGAGTCGCTGCTCACCATCGGCGACGCCGCCGGCAAGCAGGGCCACCGGACGGCGTTCGAGCAGTCCCTCAAGGAGGAGCAGGCCATGGCGGAGGCGGTGCGCAAGCTGATCCGCCCGACCACCGAGCGCTATCTCTCCCTGACGGTATCCGGCGCCAAGGCCGACCGCTGA
- a CDS encoding SDR family NAD(P)-dependent oxidoreductase, whose protein sequence is MRFTDTRALVTGADSGIGQATAELLARAGADVAITYHSDAEGIRETAARVEAAGRRALVLQLDVGDPAAVTAAFDRIGSEFGTLDILVANAGQAMSGMPVAEMDDAVLERILRVNLMGPLFCARPFIRMRRAQGGNGKIVFVSSVAQHLPTPESAPYGMSKAGLGSLCRSLSRELAEDRINVNSVAPGLIETPMTADRFEKPEVLDESLERIPWHRAGQPEEIARAILYLASEDAAYVTGHTLVVDGGLTMQWGGA, encoded by the coding sequence ATGCGCTTCACCGACACCCGCGCCCTGGTCACCGGGGCCGATTCCGGCATCGGGCAGGCGACCGCGGAACTGCTCGCCCGCGCGGGCGCCGACGTGGCCATCACCTATCACAGCGACGCGGAGGGCATCCGCGAGACCGCCGCGCGGGTGGAGGCCGCGGGCCGGCGGGCGCTGGTGCTCCAGCTCGACGTCGGCGACCCGGCGGCGGTCACGGCGGCCTTCGACCGCATCGGCAGCGAGTTCGGCACCCTCGACATCCTCGTGGCCAATGCCGGGCAGGCCATGAGCGGGATGCCGGTCGCCGAGATGGACGACGCGGTGCTGGAGCGGATCCTGCGGGTGAACCTCATGGGGCCGCTGTTCTGCGCCCGCCCCTTCATCCGGATGCGCCGGGCCCAGGGCGGCAACGGAAAGATCGTGTTCGTCTCCTCCGTGGCCCAGCACCTGCCCACGCCGGAGAGCGCCCCCTACGGCATGTCGAAGGCCGGGCTCGGCTCCCTCTGCCGGTCCCTGTCGCGCGAACTCGCGGAGGACCGGATCAACGTCAACAGCGTCGCCCCGGGCCTGATCGAGACGCCGATGACCGCCGACCGGTTCGAGAAGCCGGAGGTTCTCGACGAGTCCCTGGAGCGGATCCCGTGGCACCGGGCCGGCCAGCCCGAGGAGATCGCCCGGGCGATCCTCTACCTCGCCTCGGAGGACGCCGCCTACGTCACCGGCCACACCCTGGTGGTCGATGGCGGCCTGACGATGCAGTGGGGCGGCGCCTGA
- a CDS encoding DUF1330 domain-containing protein, producing the protein MTKGYWIARVDVRDAEAYKDYVAANGAAFAKFGGRFLVRGGAHEAVMGPARSRNVVIEFPSYADALACWNSDLYQAAKAKQRGGVEAEILVIEGYDGPQPSASEPAPEAGPASE; encoded by the coding sequence ATGACCAAGGGCTACTGGATCGCGCGGGTCGATGTCCGCGACGCGGAGGCCTACAAGGACTACGTGGCGGCCAACGGCGCGGCCTTCGCCAAGTTCGGCGGCCGGTTCCTCGTGCGCGGCGGCGCCCACGAGGCGGTGATGGGCCCGGCCCGGTCCCGCAACGTGGTGATCGAGTTCCCGAGCTACGCCGACGCCCTCGCCTGCTGGAACTCCGACCTCTACCAGGCCGCCAAGGCCAAGCAGCGCGGCGGCGTCGAGGCCGAGATCCTGGTGATCGAGGGCTATGACGGGCCGCAGCCCAGCGCCTCCGAGCCGGCGCCGGAGGCGGGACCGGCCTCCGAGTAG
- a CDS encoding sensor histidine kinase — protein sequence MSDLTVEMVQRGRGPSTEEAARRRGVAREIRSAREKLTSRTGLERAFDYELLRHYAQYRVGAGIPLVGFAAVLAAASTFWIAPPVAAIWALGVVLMISLNTTLSRRFLRADPATIPLARWRRRFLVGEVLQSLSWAAMIGLGTTGGWTFALFGLVIASAVTTMLAATVPLAAVAALVPLALATASLAAFSRGMDLLMLVVMAGGAQVFFLGLSRRLYTSTVGALRSRAEKDAVFGELEQAKANSDEARRRAEEANLAKSRFLATMSHELRTPLNAILGFSEVMKNEVFGTHTAPSYREYSHDIHDSGMHLLNLINEILDLSRIEAGRYELNEEPVQLAHVVEECRHMMGLRAKAKNQTFHDLVDGSLPRLWADERALRQIVLNLLSNAVKFTPPGGEIWLKVGWTASGGQYVSVKDSGPGIPEDELGTVLSSFGRGSLAIKTAEQGSGLGLPIVKGLVELHGGQFQLSSKPREGTEVVVTLPAARVMDTLPPVEVEPDFVGPVRGPLNRAA from the coding sequence ATGTCCGATCTCACCGTCGAGATGGTCCAGCGCGGTCGCGGCCCCTCGACGGAGGAGGCGGCGCGCCGCCGCGGGGTCGCCCGGGAAATCCGCTCGGCCCGGGAGAAGCTGACCTCGCGGACCGGCCTCGAACGGGCCTTCGACTACGAGCTGCTGCGCCACTACGCCCAGTACCGGGTCGGCGCGGGCATCCCGCTGGTGGGGTTCGCGGCGGTGCTGGCCGCGGCGTCGACCTTCTGGATCGCGCCGCCGGTGGCGGCGATCTGGGCGCTCGGCGTGGTCCTGATGATCTCGCTCAACACGACGTTGAGCCGGCGCTTCCTCCGCGCCGACCCGGCGACGATCCCGCTCGCCCGCTGGCGCCGCCGCTTCCTGGTCGGCGAGGTGCTGCAGAGCCTGTCGTGGGCCGCGATGATCGGGCTCGGAACCACCGGCGGCTGGACCTTCGCGCTGTTCGGCCTCGTCATCGCCTCCGCGGTCACCACCATGCTGGCCGCGACGGTGCCGCTCGCCGCCGTCGCCGCCCTGGTGCCGCTGGCCCTCGCCACCGCCTCGCTCGCGGCCTTCTCCCGCGGGATGGACCTGCTGATGCTGGTGGTCATGGCCGGCGGCGCGCAGGTCTTCTTCCTCGGCCTGTCCCGCCGCCTCTACACCTCGACGGTGGGCGCCCTGCGCTCCCGCGCCGAGAAGGACGCGGTGTTCGGCGAGTTGGAGCAGGCCAAGGCCAATTCGGACGAGGCCCGCCGCCGGGCCGAGGAGGCCAACCTCGCCAAGTCGCGCTTCCTCGCCACGATGAGCCACGAGCTGCGCACGCCGCTCAACGCCATCCTGGGCTTCTCGGAGGTGATGAAGAACGAGGTGTTCGGCACCCATACGGCGCCGTCCTACCGCGAGTACTCGCACGACATCCACGACAGCGGGATGCACCTCCTGAACCTGATCAACGAGATCCTCGACCTGTCGCGGATCGAGGCGGGGCGCTACGAGCTGAACGAGGAGCCGGTGCAGCTCGCCCACGTGGTCGAGGAGTGCCGCCACATGATGGGCCTCCGGGCCAAGGCGAAGAACCAGACCTTCCACGACCTCGTCGACGGCTCGCTGCCGCGGCTCTGGGCCGACGAGCGGGCTCTGCGCCAGATCGTCCTGAACCTCCTGTCGAACGCCGTGAAGTTCACGCCCCCGGGCGGCGAGATCTGGCTGAAGGTCGGCTGGACCGCCTCGGGCGGGCAGTACGTCTCGGTGAAGGACAGCGGCCCGGGCATCCCCGAGGACGAGCTCGGCACGGTCCTGTCCTCGTTCGGGCGCGGCTCGCTCGCGATCAAGACCGCCGAGCAGGGCTCCGGCCTCGGCCTTCCGATCGTGAAGGGCCTCGTGGAGCTGCACGGCGGGCAGTTCCAGCTGTCCTCCAAGCCCCGCGAGGGCACCGAGGTGGTGGTGACCCTGCCGGCCGCCCGGGTCATGGACACGCTGCCGCCGGTCGAGGTCGAGCCGGACTTCGTGGGCCCCGTGCGCGGCCCCCTCAACCGCGCCGCCTGA
- a CDS encoding (2Fe-2S)-binding protein, with translation MPNLTVNGVAHAIDADPDMPLLWVLRDRLDATGTKYGCGIAQCGACTVHLDGQPVRACQTRLGDVGAAQVTTIEGVSGRVAEAVQAAWRKLDVVQCGYCQSGQIMSAIGLLSGNAKPTDADIDGAMDGNICRCGTYQRIRAAIHEAARSLA, from the coding sequence ATGCCGAATCTCACCGTCAACGGCGTCGCGCACGCGATCGACGCCGATCCCGACATGCCCCTGCTCTGGGTGCTGCGCGACCGGCTCGACGCCACCGGCACCAAGTACGGCTGCGGCATCGCGCAGTGCGGCGCCTGCACGGTCCACCTCGACGGCCAGCCGGTCCGGGCCTGCCAGACGCGGCTGGGCGATGTCGGCGCGGCGCAGGTGACGACCATCGAGGGCGTGTCGGGCCGGGTGGCCGAGGCCGTCCAGGCGGCCTGGCGCAAGCTCGACGTGGTCCAGTGCGGCTACTGCCAGTCCGGCCAGATCATGTCGGCGATCGGCCTGCTCTCGGGCAACGCCAAGCCCACCGACGCCGATATCGACGGCGCCATGGACGGCAACATCTGCCGCTGCGGCACCTATCAGCGCATCCGCGCGGCGATTCACGAAGCCGCGCGCAGCCTCGCCTGA
- the pyrF gene encoding orotidine-5'-phosphate decarboxylase, whose product MTEIADPRDRLIVALDLPSVQAAEALIDRIGDAATFYKIGYQLGYAGGLALAERLAARGLKVFLDLKLHDIGNTVEEGVRSASGSGATFLTVHAYPQTMRAAVRGRGAGLRILAVTVLTSYDDADAAEAGYGLPVAELVAKRAAQAAEIGIDGLVCSAAEAGAVRHVVGPDRLIVTPGIRPAGAAAGDQKRVMTPGDARRAGIDHVVVGRPITGAADPRAVARAIVADLA is encoded by the coding sequence ATGACCGAGATTGCCGACCCCCGCGACCGCCTGATCGTGGCCCTCGACCTGCCGAGCGTGCAGGCCGCCGAGGCGCTGATCGACCGGATCGGCGACGCCGCGACCTTCTACAAGATCGGCTACCAGCTCGGATACGCGGGAGGCCTCGCCCTGGCCGAGCGGCTGGCGGCCCGCGGGCTCAAGGTCTTCCTCGACCTGAAGCTCCACGACATCGGCAACACCGTCGAGGAGGGCGTGCGCTCGGCCTCGGGCTCCGGCGCCACCTTCCTCACCGTCCACGCCTACCCGCAGACCATGCGGGCGGCGGTCCGCGGCCGGGGCGCGGGACTCAGGATCCTCGCCGTGACGGTGCTCACCTCCTACGACGACGCCGACGCCGCGGAGGCCGGCTACGGCCTGCCGGTGGCGGAGCTCGTCGCCAAGCGCGCCGCCCAGGCGGCCGAGATCGGCATCGACGGCCTCGTCTGCTCGGCCGCCGAGGCGGGCGCGGTCCGGCACGTCGTCGGTCCGGACCGGCTGATCGTCACCCCGGGCATCCGCCCGGCGGGCGCCGCGGCCGGCGACCAGAAGCGGGTCATGACGCCGGGCGATGCCCGCCGGGCCGGGATCGACCACGTGGTGGTCGGCCGCCCGATCACCGGCGCCGCCGACCCCCGCGCGGTGGCGCGGGCGATCGTGGCGGACCTCGCCTGA